The following proteins are encoded in a genomic region of Roseinatronobacter sp. S2:
- the proS gene encoding proline--tRNA ligase, with product MRLSRYFLPVLKETPSEAQIVSHRLMLRAGMIKQAAAGIYSWLPLGFKVLNRIEQIVHDEQIRAGHIPMLMPTIQSADLWRESGRYDDYGEEMLRIKDRHGRDMLFGPTNEELITDIFRAHVNSYKDLPLTLYHIQWKFRDEVRPRFGVMRGREFLMKDGYNFDIDKEAALHAYNRHLVSYLRSYERMGLQAIPMRADGGPIGGDYTHEFLVLAETGESEVFYDSEITDLKFGAREVDYDSVPACQAVLEEFTSRYARTDETHDEGVFAAQVPETRRRTARGIEVGQIFYFGTKYSDAMGATVVGPDGARTPVHMGSHGIGVSRLLGAIIEANHDDRGIIWPEGVTPFHAAIVNLKQGDADADAACEGLYKALVARGLEPLYDDRPERAGAKFATMDLIGLPWRLTVGPRGLAKGVVELTSRRTGTSEELTPEAAIDRLAQIYAAHV from the coding sequence ATGCGCCTGAGCCGCTATTTCCTGCCTGTCCTGAAAGAAACCCCATCCGAGGCGCAGATCGTCAGCCACCGCCTGATGTTGCGCGCGGGCATGATCAAGCAGGCCGCCGCGGGCATCTATTCCTGGCTGCCACTTGGGTTCAAGGTTCTGAACCGGATCGAGCAGATCGTGCATGACGAACAGATCCGCGCAGGGCATATCCCGATGCTGATGCCGACCATACAATCAGCAGATCTGTGGCGCGAATCCGGCCGCTATGATGATTATGGCGAAGAAATGCTGCGCATCAAGGACCGGCACGGGCGTGATATGCTGTTCGGGCCAACCAATGAAGAACTGATTACCGACATTTTCCGCGCCCATGTGAACAGCTACAAAGACCTGCCGCTGACGCTGTATCATATCCAGTGGAAGTTCCGCGACGAGGTGCGCCCGCGTTTCGGCGTCATGCGGGGCCGCGAATTCCTGATGAAGGACGGCTATAATTTCGACATCGACAAGGAAGCGGCGCTGCACGCCTATAACCGCCATCTGGTCAGCTATCTGCGCAGCTATGAACGCATGGGCCTGCAAGCCATCCCGATGCGCGCCGATGGCGGACCTATCGGGGGCGATTACACGCATGAATTTCTGGTTCTGGCCGAAACCGGCGAATCGGAAGTGTTTTATGACAGCGAAATCACCGATCTGAAATTCGGGGCGCGCGAGGTTGATTATGACAGCGTGCCCGCATGTCAGGCGGTGCTGGAAGAATTCACCAGCCGTTATGCGCGCACTGATGAAACCCATGATGAAGGGGTGTTTGCCGCGCAGGTGCCCGAAACCCGCCGCCGCACTGCACGCGGGATCGAGGTGGGCCAGATCTTTTATTTCGGCACCAAATATTCCGACGCAATGGGCGCCACGGTTGTTGGCCCTGACGGCGCACGCACACCTGTGCATATGGGCAGCCACGGCATTGGCGTGTCGCGCCTGCTGGGCGCTATTATCGAGGCCAACCATGATGATCGTGGCATCATCTGGCCCGAAGGCGTCACGCCGTTTCATGCAGCGATTGTGAACCTGAAGCAGGGTGACGCAGATGCTGATGCGGCCTGCGAGGGGCTGTATAAGGCGCTCGTCGCGCGCGGGCTGGAGCCGCTTTATGATGACCGCCCGGAACGCGCGGGCGCGAAATTTGCCACAATGGACCTGATCGGCCTGCCATGGCGGCTGACAGTCGGCCCGCGCGGGCTGGCCAAGGGCGTGGTGGAACTGACCAGCCGCCGCACCGGCACATCCGAGGAACTGACGCCAGAGGCCGCGATAGACCGGCTGGCGCAGATTTACGCGGCGCATGTGTAA
- the trpS gene encoding tryptophan--tRNA ligase, whose protein sequence is MSDVPAKVFPKRIFSGIQPSGGLTLGNYLGALKRFAVAQDEGIETVYCMVDLHAITVWQDPATLRRATRELAAGFIASGVDPARSILFNQSQVPAHAELAWIFNCVARMGWLRRMTQFKDKAGKHAEEASVGLFAYPSLMAADIMAYHATHVPVGEDQKQHLELTRDIAIKFNHDYGVDFFPIVEPVIEGAATRVMSLRDGTRKMSKSDPSDQSRINLTDDADAIASKFRKARTDPEPLPEQLDGLDGRAEARNLVNIYAALADMTPAQVLAQYGGQGFGAFKPALADLAVAKLSPISAEMARLMQDVAEIDRILGDGAERAHAIAEPILDQTREIVGLIRSRGR, encoded by the coding sequence ATGTCCGACGTCCCGGCCAAGGTTTTCCCGAAGCGGATATTTTCCGGCATCCAGCCGTCTGGCGGGTTGACACTGGGCAATTATCTGGGCGCGCTCAAGCGCTTTGCCGTTGCGCAGGATGAAGGGATCGAGACGGTCTATTGCATGGTCGATCTGCACGCGATCACTGTCTGGCAAGACCCTGCCACGTTGCGCCGCGCCACGCGCGAACTGGCGGCGGGGTTCATTGCATCGGGTGTCGACCCTGCGCGGTCCATTCTGTTCAACCAAAGTCAGGTGCCTGCGCATGCCGAACTGGCGTGGATTTTCAACTGTGTGGCGCGCATGGGCTGGTTGCGGCGCATGACGCAGTTCAAGGACAAGGCCGGCAAACATGCCGAAGAAGCCAGCGTGGGCCTGTTCGCCTATCCCAGCCTGATGGCCGCGGATATCATGGCCTATCATGCAACGCATGTTCCTGTGGGCGAAGATCAGAAACAGCATCTGGAACTGACACGCGACATCGCCATCAAGTTCAACCATGATTATGGCGTGGATTTCTTTCCCATCGTGGAACCCGTGATCGAAGGGGCGGCAACCCGTGTCATGTCCCTGCGTGACGGCACCAGGAAAATGTCGAAATCCGACCCGTCCGACCAGTCGCGCATCAACCTGACCGATGATGCGGATGCGATTGCCTCTAAATTCCGCAAGGCCCGCACCGACCCCGAGCCGCTGCCAGAGCAGCTGGACGGGCTGGACGGGCGGGCAGAGGCGCGCAATCTGGTGAATATCTACGCAGCGCTTGCCGATATGACACCCGCGCAGGTTCTGGCGCAGTATGGCGGGCAGGGGTTTGGTGCGTTCAAACCCGCGTTGGCCGATCTGGCGGTGGCAAAGCTGTCGCCGATCAGCGCCGAAATGGCCCGCCTGATGCAGGACGTGGCAGAAATTGACCGCATTCTTGGCGACGGGGCCGAACGCGCGCATGCGATTGCCGAACCCATTCTGGACCAGACCCGCGAGATTGTGGGGCTTATCCGGTCGCGGGGGCGGTGA
- a CDS encoding YdeI/OmpD-associated family protein yields the protein MARPREAMPQDVADALQSGGLCDAYAARPPYQRNDWLIWINGAKRPETRARRLAAMLAELRAGRGYMGMPWQPRGTGKQN from the coding sequence ATGGCACGGCCACGCGAAGCGATGCCGCAAGATGTTGCAGATGCGTTGCAATCGGGCGGGCTTTGTGATGCTTATGCAGCGCGGCCACCTTATCAGCGCAATGACTGGCTGATCTGGATCAATGGTGCAAAACGGCCTGAAACACGGGCCAGACGACTGGCTGCCATGCTGGCCGAATTGCGCGCAGGGCGGGGATATATGGGCATGCCGTGGCAACCCCGCGGCACAGGAAAGCAGAACTGA
- a CDS encoding L,D-transpeptidase: MTKSPLTRRSLLSTAGAFALGGLAMPSVLRAQIALDFEEEANVRTASRNVMGFRNQHWRDHFQNLRNGAILCDTYSRALHYWSEDESIYLAHPCSVPMSEDFTRRGLTEVTLKRFEPTWIPTPNMRERDPSLPARVEGDDPTNPLGTRAMNLSWQYYRIHGIDNPAKIGRRASNGCFGLMNQHVENLYELVKIGTQVRVI, encoded by the coding sequence ATGACGAAATCACCCCTGACCCGACGCAGCCTTCTGTCGACTGCGGGCGCTTTCGCGCTTGGCGGTCTGGCCATGCCATCTGTTTTGCGCGCACAAATTGCACTGGACTTTGAAGAAGAAGCAAATGTCCGCACAGCCAGCCGCAATGTAATGGGCTTTCGCAATCAGCATTGGCGCGACCATTTCCAGAACCTGCGCAATGGTGCGATCCTGTGTGACACTTATTCGCGCGCGCTGCATTACTGGTCGGAAGATGAAAGCATCTATCTGGCGCATCCCTGCTCGGTCCCCATGAGCGAGGATTTTACCCGCCGTGGCCTGACCGAAGTGACGCTGAAGCGGTTTGAACCCACATGGATTCCCACCCCGAATATGCGCGAACGCGACCCAAGCCTGCCCGCACGCGTCGAAGGGGATGACCCGACCAACCCGCTGGGCACCCGCGCCATGAACCTGAGCTGGCAGTATTACCGCATTCACGGCATCGACAACCCCGCGAAAATCGGGCGGCGGGCCTCAAACGGTTGTTTTGGCCTGATGAACCAACATGTCGAAAACCTGTATGAGCTGGTCAAGATCGGCACACAGGTCCGCGTGATCTGA
- a CDS encoding rhomboid family intramembrane serine protease, with the protein MNTPPAPILSPLPWGVWLLVLAIAAVELVLWAGAHGLVNAAGAADWRAQALAWAGVTPALQDWMIDSAQAPVRHLSRYVAFGFVHMGPVQALLVVVIIAALGKYCAERLGSARMLLILALAQAAGGAGFGMAGDAGAWLVGGYPMIFALAGIYAALVRDTAPDRRALMVALALPLVLLVARLLLAAIMGGMDWIADVVACAAGFALTRALRPGLLIRLRRR; encoded by the coding sequence ATGAATACACCCCCTGCCCCGATCCTGTCGCCATTGCCATGGGGCGTGTGGCTGCTGGTGCTGGCCATCGCAGCGGTGGAACTGGTGCTTTGGGCCGGTGCGCACGGGTTGGTGAATGCCGCAGGCGCGGCAGACTGGCGCGCGCAGGCGCTGGCATGGGCGGGCGTCACCCCCGCGCTACAGGACTGGATGATCGACAGCGCGCAGGCACCCGTGCGCCACCTGTCGCGCTATGTCGCGTTCGGGTTTGTGCATATGGGGCCGGTTCAGGCGCTGCTGGTGGTGGTGATCATCGCGGCATTGGGGAAATACTGCGCCGAAAGGCTGGGGTCTGCGCGCATGTTGCTGATACTGGCGCTGGCACAGGCGGCAGGCGGTGCGGGGTTCGGCATGGCAGGCGATGCGGGCGCATGGCTGGTGGGCGGCTATCCGATGATATTTGCGCTGGCGGGCATCTACGCAGCCCTTGTGCGCGACACGGCCCCTGACAGGCGCGCGCTGATGGTGGCGCTGGCCTTGCCGCTGGTTTTGCTGGTGGCGCGCCTGTTGCTGGCCGCCATCATGGGCGGTATGGACTGGATCGCGGATGTGGTGGCTTGCGCTGCGGGGTTCGCCCTGACACGCGCGCTGCGCCCCGGCCTACTGATCCGGTTGCGCAGGCGCTGA
- the murJ gene encoding murein biosynthesis integral membrane protein MurJ, whose translation MARIRLVAGFLTVGLWTLLSRVFGFARDVMMAAYLGAGPVTDAFFVAFSLPNMFRRFFAEGAFNFAFVPMFAKKHEAGDDAEGFARDAFWGMAALLLIFSTLAVIAMPFLVWAMAAGFAQDDRFDMAVLFGRVAFPYIFFISLVALLSGMLNAVGRFTAAAAAPVLLNIVFVGAMLLADRAGWPMGLALSWAVPVAGVAQLIALWVAVRRAGFQMRFRMPRLTPELKRLAIIAAPAVLAGGVVQINLIVGRQVASFTDNAVSWLSYADRLYQLPLGVVGIAVGVVLLPELSRRLRAGDEGAGQHSFNRGLEFSLFLTLPSAVALVVIATPIVAVLFGRGAWTVVDTQSTALALGVYALGLPAFVLHKVLQPLYYARHDTRRPFRYAVVSMVVNALVAIGLMPFIGFVAAALATSLAAWVMVWQLWRGSRDMGRAAQLDAQMITRMWRIVLAAALMGVVLHGLHLALSPWLEVSGMRYLALLAMVLGGSAAYFAFGQMVGAFNLSELRASLRRSRGSAPAQPDQ comes from the coding sequence ATGGCGCGTATTCGATTGGTGGCGGGCTTCCTGACAGTTGGTTTATGGACATTGCTAAGCCGTGTGTTCGGTTTCGCGCGCGATGTTATGATGGCCGCCTATCTGGGTGCAGGGCCGGTGACGGATGCGTTTTTTGTGGCGTTTTCGCTGCCCAACATGTTCCGCCGTTTTTTTGCCGAAGGGGCGTTCAATTTCGCTTTTGTTCCGATGTTCGCCAAGAAACACGAAGCGGGCGACGATGCCGAAGGCTTCGCGCGAGATGCGTTCTGGGGCATGGCCGCGCTGTTGTTGATATTTTCGACACTGGCGGTCATTGCCATGCCGTTTCTGGTCTGGGCTATGGCGGCGGGGTTCGCGCAGGATGACCGTTTTGATATGGCGGTTTTGTTCGGGCGCGTGGCATTTCCTTATATTTTCTTCATCTCGCTGGTGGCGCTGCTGTCGGGCATGCTGAACGCGGTCGGGCGGTTTACGGCGGCGGCAGCGGCACCGGTGCTGTTGAACATCGTGTTCGTGGGTGCGATGCTGCTGGCTGATCGCGCGGGCTGGCCTATGGGGTTGGCGCTGTCATGGGCGGTGCCTGTGGCGGGCGTGGCGCAACTGATTGCCCTTTGGGTGGCCGTGCGCCGCGCGGGGTTCCAGATGCGGTTCCGTATGCCGCGCCTGACGCCTGAATTGAAGCGCCTTGCCATTATTGCAGCGCCCGCCGTGCTGGCAGGGGGCGTGGTGCAGATAAACCTGATCGTAGGGCGGCAGGTGGCCAGCTTTACCGATAATGCCGTATCGTGGCTGTCTTATGCCGACCGCTTGTATCAACTGCCGCTTGGGGTTGTGGGCATTGCAGTGGGGGTGGTGTTGCTGCCCGAACTGTCGCGCCGTCTGCGCGCGGGCGATGAAGGCGCAGGGCAGCACAGTTTCAACCGCGGGTTGGAATTCTCGCTGTTTCTGACCCTGCCATCAGCTGTGGCGCTGGTGGTGATTGCAACACCGATTGTGGCGGTGCTGTTCGGGCGCGGCGCATGGACCGTGGTCGACACGCAGTCCACGGCGCTGGCGCTGGGGGTCTATGCGCTGGGTTTACCGGCATTCGTGCTGCACAAGGTGTTGCAGCCCCTGTATTACGCCCGCCATGACACACGGCGCCCGTTTCGTTATGCCGTGGTGTCGATGGTGGTGAATGCGCTTGTGGCCATCGGGTTGATGCCATTCATCGGCTTTGTGGCCGCCGCATTGGCAACCAGTCTGGCCGCATGGGTGATGGTCTGGCAATTGTGGCGCGGGTCACGCGACATGGGGCGTGCGGCGCAGCTTGATGCACAGATGATAACGCGGATGTGGCGTATTGTGCTGGCTGCGGCGCTGATGGGCGTGGTGCTGCACGGGTTGCATCTGGCGCTGTCCCCATGGCTGGAAGTGTCCGGTATGCGCTATCTGGCGCTTCTGGCCATGGTGCTGGGGGGAAGTGCCGCGTATTTCGCGTTCGGGCAGATGGTCGGCGCGTTCAACCTGTCGGAATTGCGCGCGTCCTTGCGCCGCTCGCGCGGATCAGCGCCTGCGCAACCGGATCAGTAG
- a CDS encoding [protein-PII] uridylyltransferase — MDRSAGLPVLTREGARIFPTGKILDMDALTARIDAALREHDGSDQRACRSVIVAQIRPALRDSALELQRMFEQHPRDARDFVSVNSWLTDQIMGLVLRLVQERLHPNPNPSEGERIAVLAVGGYGRAEMAPHSDIDLLFLVPWKVTGWVEQVIESTLYILWDLRLKVGHASRTVDECLRLGKDDVTIRTALLEHRFLFGNESLAQTLRTRLWSELFSRTHADFIEAKLAERADRHAKIGNMRYMLEPNVKEGKGGLRDLQTLYWIAKYIHEVDQAQELVALGFFRPEEYESFRAAETFLWTVRCHMHHLSARPVEQLTFDLQVGVAGLMGYEDHGGRRGVEHFMQEYFRHATRVGELTRIFLTELEARHVKREPILRNFLNRRKKMRYGLRVVQNRLDVEDPASFLADPLNLLRIFEEALVTGHLLHPNAMRLLAANLDLIDAETRDNAEAQKIFMRLMLKHGNPERALRRMNELGVLGAFLPEFEAIVAMMQFNVYHHYTVDEHTIQVISTLAQIERGELVEELPVASRILQEGVNRKVIYVGLLLHDIGKGRPEDHSVLGAQIARKVAPRLGLKKSECETVEWLVRYHLLMADTAQKRDISDPRTVRDFAKLVKTRERLDLLTVLTVCDIRGVGPGTWNNWKAMLLRQLYRETANALENGLEELNRENRSDEAKRALRAALDDWPRAELRHEVGRHYDPYWQGLPTATHMVFARLLRDIKTDSISIDLHPEPERDATRACFVLSDHPGIFARFAGALALVGANIVDARTYTTKDGYATAAFWIQDAEGHPYEAERLPRLRKMIERTFAGEVVAARELAGRDKVKKRDRAFRVPTHISFDNEGSEIYTIIEVDTRDRPGLLHDLTRTLADANITIASAVIATFGVQVVDTFYVKDMFGLKLHTKSRQEALERRLRAAIAAGAERAAG; from the coding sequence TTGGACCGTTCAGCAGGTTTGCCCGTCCTGACGCGGGAAGGGGCGCGCATTTTTCCGACCGGCAAGATCCTGGATATGGATGCGCTGACGGCGCGAATTGATGCGGCGCTGCGGGAACATGACGGATCGGACCAGCGCGCCTGCCGGTCTGTCATTGTCGCACAGATCAGACCTGCCCTGCGCGACAGTGCCCTGGAGCTACAGCGCATGTTCGAGCAGCACCCCCGCGATGCGCGCGATTTCGTGTCGGTGAATTCATGGCTGACGGACCAGATCATGGGGCTGGTTCTGCGCCTTGTTCAGGAACGCCTGCACCCCAATCCCAACCCGTCCGAGGGGGAGCGAATCGCGGTTCTGGCCGTTGGCGGGTATGGCCGCGCCGAAATGGCCCCGCATTCCGATATCGACCTGCTGTTTCTGGTGCCGTGGAAGGTGACAGGCTGGGTCGAGCAGGTGATCGAATCCACGCTGTATATCTTGTGGGATCTGCGGTTGAAAGTTGGCCATGCCAGCCGTACCGTTGATGAATGCCTGCGGCTGGGCAAGGATGATGTGACCATTCGCACGGCGCTTCTGGAACACCGGTTTCTGTTCGGCAATGAAAGCCTTGCGCAGACCCTGCGCACGCGTCTGTGGTCGGAATTGTTTTCCCGCACCCATGCTGATTTCATCGAGGCCAAACTGGCCGAGCGTGCAGACCGGCACGCCAAGATCGGCAATATGCGCTACATGCTGGAACCCAATGTCAAGGAAGGCAAGGGCGGCTTGCGCGATTTGCAGACCCTGTACTGGATTGCCAAATACATCCACGAAGTGGATCAGGCGCAGGAGCTTGTTGCGCTGGGGTTCTTCCGTCCGGAAGAATACGAATCCTTTCGTGCCGCCGAAACCTTCTTGTGGACGGTCCGGTGCCACATGCATCACCTGTCTGCGCGTCCGGTTGAACAACTGACCTTCGATCTGCAAGTGGGTGTTGCAGGGTTGATGGGATATGAAGATCACGGCGGGCGGCGCGGGGTCGAGCATTTTATGCAGGAATATTTCCGCCATGCGACCCGCGTGGGCGAATTGACACGCATTTTCCTGACCGAACTTGAAGCGCGCCACGTCAAGCGTGAACCCATTTTGCGGAACTTTCTGAACCGGCGCAAAAAAATGCGGTATGGACTGCGTGTGGTGCAAAATCGGCTGGATGTCGAGGATCCCGCAAGCTTTCTGGCTGATCCGCTGAACCTGCTGCGTATATTTGAAGAGGCGCTGGTGACCGGGCATCTTCTGCACCCCAACGCCATGCGGTTGCTGGCCGCAAATCTGGACCTTATCGACGCCGAGACCCGCGACAACGCCGAGGCGCAGAAAATTTTCATGCGTCTCATGCTGAAACACGGCAACCCCGAACGCGCCTTGCGCCGCATGAACGAACTGGGCGTCCTTGGGGCATTCTTGCCAGAGTTCGAGGCTATTGTGGCAATGATGCAGTTCAATGTGTATCATCACTACACGGTTGACGAGCATACGATTCAGGTCATCAGCACGCTGGCGCAGATTGAGCGCGGCGAGCTGGTCGAGGAACTGCCCGTGGCCTCTCGTATCCTGCAAGAAGGGGTGAACCGCAAGGTCATCTACGTTGGCTTGCTGCTGCATGATATCGGCAAGGGCCGGCCAGAGGATCATTCGGTCCTTGGCGCGCAGATTGCCCGCAAGGTGGCCCCGCGTCTGGGCCTGAAGAAGTCGGAATGCGAAACAGTGGAATGGCTGGTGCGCTATCATTTGCTGATGGCGGATACGGCCCAGAAACGCGATATTTCCGACCCGCGCACTGTGCGCGATTTTGCCAAACTGGTGAAAACCCGCGAGCGGCTGGATCTGCTGACCGTGCTGACCGTCTGCGATATTCGCGGTGTCGGGCCGGGGACGTGGAACAACTGGAAGGCCATGTTGCTGCGCCAGCTTTACCGCGAAACAGCGAATGCGCTGGAAAACGGGCTGGAAGAGTTGAACCGCGAGAACCGCTCGGACGAGGCCAAGCGTGCCTTGCGCGCAGCACTGGACGACTGGCCCCGCGCCGAGTTGCGCCACGAGGTGGGGCGCCATTACGACCCTTACTGGCAGGGGCTGCCCACCGCCACACATATGGTGTTCGCGCGCCTGCTGCGTGACATCAAGACCGATTCCATCAGCATTGATCTGCATCCCGAACCCGAACGCGATGCCACGCGCGCCTGTTTCGTGTTGTCTGACCATCCCGGTATTTTCGCGCGTTTCGCAGGCGCGCTGGCGCTGGTGGGCGCGAATATCGTGGATGCGCGCACCTATACCACCAAGGACGGTTATGCGACAGCGGCCTTCTGGATACAGGATGCCGAAGGGCACCCCTATGAGGCCGAGCGTCTGCCGCGCCTGCGCAAGATGATCGAACGCACTTTCGCAGGCGAAGTGGTGGCCGCGCGCGAACTGGCCGGCCGTGACAAGGTCAAGAAACGCGACCGCGCCTTTCGGGTGCCCACGCATATCAGTTTCGACAATGAGGGGTCGGAAATCTACACCATCATCGAAGTGGACACGCGCGACCGTCCCGGCCTGCTGCATGACCTGACACGCACCCTGGCGGATGCCAATATCACCATTGCAAGCGCCGTGATTGCCACATTCGGGGTGCAGGTTGTCGATACATTCTATGTCAAGGATATGTTCGGACTGAAGTTGCACACGAAATCCCGTCAGGAAGCGCTGGAACGCCGCTTGCGCGCGGCAATCGCGGCGGGTGCGGAACGGGCGGCGGGGTAA